The Malus domestica chromosome 10, GDT2T_hap1 genome contains a region encoding:
- the LOC139188381 gene encoding AUGMIN subunit 3-like encodes MSGATLCALLGELGYEGADALDPDSFEWPFQYDDARPILDWICSSLRPSNIRSICAGGEAIRGGRFGLCVRQHFSLCFQARQPGGGFRS; translated from the exons ATGAGCGGGGCGACGCTGTGCGCTCTGTTGGGTGAATTAGGGTACGAAGGGGCGGACGCATTGGACCCTGACAGCTTCGAATGGCCCTTCCAATACGACGACGCTCGACCCATCCTCGACTGGATCTGCTCCAGCCTCCGCCCCTCCAAC atACGATCAATTTGTGCAGGAGGGGAAGCTATTAGAG GGGGAAGATTTGGACTTTGCGTACGACAGCATTTCAGCCTTTGCTTCCAGGCCAGACAACCAGGAGGCGGTTTTCGCAGCTGA